The region TGTCGAACTCGAGACTGTCTTCATTCACGTCCGACATTGGAACATCGTCACTTTCCTCCTCCGTTACACCGAGTGCCATCGGACCTTCACCGCTGGTTGCCGATTCATCCTCGCAACACTGTTTCACTCCATTGCCACCGGCCGCATTGTTGTTAAGACCATCCTCCACGGCCTCCGATCCGACACCGGCACTAATGTCCGGTACTTGGCGTGAATCGACCGCTGAGCGATCCGGCTCACCACCATCCTCATGCACGAGATTGTTCACCTCGGAGATGACATTTTTCAATAGTTTCACCTGCTCGTAAACCATCGTCTCGTCGAAATTCGTCTCCAGCAGGCGCTTCGAGGAGGAACTGgactcctcttccttctccatctCATCCACCGTTGGCGGAACTAGCACGTTCTCGTAGATACTGCGGCGTTCCCGGCGATACTCTTCCTCGGCGATCAACTCGGCCGAATCGCCAGCTATCTCACGCGGAGCGATTTGCCTTTCCGGTGTAACTGGTGGCGTTGCGAACATGTTGCCTTCCTGCTCTTTGCGCACCGGCGAGCGGACGTTGTACGTGATGTTGATGGTTGCCTTGATCGGTGTAccgggtttcggtttttgacCGAACGTAGCCATCTCAACCGGTCCGACGACACCACCAGCCATCGTTCCATCGCCCACTCCATTCGGGGACAGATCCGGGTGTAGGTTCTGGTAGCCGAAATCACTTGGTGTCATCGATTGactagtgttggtggtgttcgtGTTGGTCGTCGTGTTCGTGTCGGAGGTGAAGTTCGAGGCACTTAGCTTCGAGGTGCTGCCGCTCAGATCGAGCGAAAGATCCCGCTTCATGGCCTTCAGATCGGCGGAACAACGTTTGCTTGGCTTCGGCACAACCGGCGGAGGGCCCGAACCATCCGCCGCCTCTTTGGCATTCTGTAGCTCGAGATGAGCGACCAGCGCACCGGCAATGTCCATTTCATCGTAGATGGGCGTGTGCGCACCGTTACTGGTCGTGTCCGTCGTCGTGTCGGTGGAGCTGGTGGACCCAACCAGAAGGGAGTAGCAGGGGCTCGGTCCTGTGGGTGACTGCGGTGTTCTAGCGGTGACGGAACTCGGTTGCAGTTTCAATCCACTACCCGACGAAGGCGGTGCAGATGGTGTTGGTTTCATCTGACCAttctgatggtgctgctgctgagagacagagtgatgatgatgatggtggtgatggtgatgatgatgatgttgttgatgaccAGATTGGGCAAAAGATTCGCCGCCCATGGCTGTCCGCCGCAGCACGTTCTCGGAGCAGCTCCGTGGTACCgaatcaccatcagcaccgcctTCGATGTTTCGAGTATCCATtaccgtcgccgtcaccggcTGATGGTAGCTGTAACGGCCAGGATATTTCGGAGGTTTCGATTGACCGGAAGTAAGCAGAAAActgcaaaacataaaagtaaaacaagGATAGAATCGACGGGCGACGGAAAGGGCAACAAGGACAGAGGGACAGTTTGAACGCCACGCAACTacgaagagagagcgagagtgaaagGTTCTTATGGAAAGGTTAAGCCAAGACATGCCAGATATGCTCTTATACGTACGTCTAAGAAATACGCTAGGGATTTAGAAAGAGGAGCTGGACAGataaagagcgaaagagatagAATAAACGCCGAAAAAACTCCGTAACAATTTCAATCGCTGCCTGATTTTCGACTATCCGCGTGTCCCAGAAAAGAGTTGCAAATGGGCTAATTTACCTCTCATACAAGGAACTCTCGTTCTTCTTCAACATCGGCATGGTTCCGGATACGGTTTGCTCATCGATGTTCATTGATTGCACCTTTGCGGCAGCACTAGCTGGCGTGGATTGCGATGGCGCATCCTTTTTACCCTTGACACCGGAACCAGGGTAGCTGAATCGTGTCTCCTTGATCGGAGATGTGTCATATTTCGCCTGACCATACTGTGTTCCTGGGTACGAGTTTCTTAGGCCCACCATCTCGCCAACTGATCCCTGGTCTTGGTCGTCGGGCTCATCTTGCGGAGCACTATGCACCTGCGCACTGGTGAAGATGGTATTTAGCACAGCCGTACTGGAGGTGGTTGaatcaccgccagcaccaccaccaccacctgttcCGATCACCGTGTGTTCGGGGGTATTGCAATCGATGAACTGAATATCGCTCAGTTGATCCTCTAGCTTATAGCGTTTACAAAGGCTTTCATCATCCTGCTGACCGGCACCTTCACCGGCCGGGTCACCCCCCATGTTCCACTGCTTGGCAGCATCGGTCGGACTGGGAATGTTAAGGCGTGGCTGCTTCTTGGGGCTAGGGTTAACACTGTTGCCACTGCCGATGTAGTCTTCTGGTCGCGCTCTCAGCGTCCGACGAACCGactaaaaaggggaaaggaaaatgcatTAATGATACTCCCGTTACTAGCAACGCGGCTGCttaaacaaaatgaaggaGATCATCGCACGTACCTCCTTCGCTACCTTAGGACTACTCACGaggctttcgctttcggagAAAATCCTCATCTCTGGCTCCTCGCGATCAAAGTTCAGCCCCAGCTCGGATAGCTCGCGGGAAGGACATgttacagcaccaccattgccaGTGGAAGTCGTTCCTCCAGTACCGGTTCCACCGCGCATCGGTGATTGCAGCAAATCAAAGTACGAATCGTGCGATACTGATCGACTGTGGCCGGTTGTCCGTATGCTGTCGACAGAGTTGGACCGCATGCAGCTACTTTCGATGGCTAGATTTTTGCCATCAAACAGATCCACACCGGACGAGAATAGCAAACCTAAAAAAGGAAGAATCATCGCATCATTACTCACTCTCCACGAAGGATGAATAGTGCGCGAACTTACTTTTGGCCATTTTATCAAGTAAACCACTGGAACTCTGCTTAATACTAACGCTACGTCGGCGATCGTCCGCCTCCTCTTTACCTTCGTCCAGACTGGCCGCACCGGACACGTTCGCCGATGCAATCGAAGGTAAAATCATCGGAACACCCTTCTCCCGGGATGCTCCTCCCGCCGCAGACTGTCCTCGGTAGTCACCCTTgatgtcgctgttgctgttcgattgGCGCGGTTGGCGCGTGAAGATAGACTTCCACGAGGAATGCGATTTCCGTTTATTCCAGCTTCTGGCGCAGGAACACGAGCGAGGGCGAGCAAAGCAAAGGTTTACAAAATTAATAACCGGTTACATTCACTTCATATACATACAGATGCAGCAAATACTTACCTTGGCACCGGCAGTACGGTGTGGTACTTGTCCGGCAAACTGGACGGCCCACCGCCCACTTCGATGTACGAGCCGATTTGCGTCGCCAGATTGTTGGTGATGTTGATCGGAATCGTCTTTTCACTCTGCTCCATACAATTGCGCCGAATGCGTGCCTCTTCCAGGCTCAAGAGCTTCGCACCCCCAACACTGAGGCTTTTGGGACGTTCCGAGAGTGACAGCGAAAGGTCCTGCTGCTCTCCACcaggcccaccaccaccagcaccatagTTCTGCACACTGTTGCTATCGCTCAGCGAGTTGGGCTGCGATTCAATGTAGTGGCTCCCGAAGTCATCTGCCGTATCGTCGAAGATCTGCTCGCAGTTGCTGATCAGGTATTCCGTTACGACTGCTTGCACTCCGACACCGCGCAGTGCCGCCACTCCACCGGACTCCAGGGCTGGGCTGCGCAGCAAGTTCGGCGCCCAGACGATCGCAATGTTACGCTCCGTCATCCCGGTGCTGGGCGAATGGCGTGAAATCTTGAACAGATGCGTAGCGAGATACTTCAGTGTACGGTAGTGTGGTGGCGGCAACTTCTGTACCGTCTGCCGGATAAGCCGCAGCTTAAGATCGGTCGGTGCATCGAGCCGTGTCTGAATCGCCTCGACGAAGTGATCGTACAGCTGATACGTGCACAGTGGATTGGGCAGCTCGCGGAAGTACATCTTCAGCAGCGAACTGACGGCGTGTATGTCCTGCCGGATGTCGGGATGCGTGAGGTCCGGTATGCGCTCTTCATCGAAAGCCCGGCGCAGCTTCTGAATGTTCGAGGTAATGCCCGACAGCCGATAGATGCCATCGACGATGCCGTACTCCTCGATAAACTCCGCGCAACACTTGAGCACCATCGGAATGTCCTGACCACTGTTCAGCAGGTGCTCACCGAGATCGCACGAAAAGACGCGCTCCCGGTAGATGCCACTCTGCTTCAGGCGCCGTCGGGAAGGGCGCGATAGGATGAAGCTACGGAAGAAGGCAATCAGCTTGCCGTGTTTCCGCAGCACCGGTTTCGTCGGTGAGACGGCCAGTGAACCGACCAGTGGTGCCGGGAAAGGCATATGCCTCGGAACTTTATCGCCAATCGTCGCCACGCAGCTTTGTGGGAAGAAACCCACCTCGTACTGGTTCTTCTGCAGGTGGCTCTTCTTACCACGCCACCAGATGGATTCCGCCGGGCTGGGCATATCGATCACCGAGATCATATCACCGACCTCGATCGAGATTTCATCGCATGCTTGCGCCACATAGCGCCGCACACCGTACGCGGCACCGACCGCCGGGGTGTTGATGCAGCGCATCGTCTGCTCATCGGCCACCGGTAACCGGCGACCCTTGTTATCGATCTGCAGCCAGGTCAGCACCGGTCCACAAGTCATCGCGTCGGAGGCAATCGACGACAGTCGGCCCAGGTAGGCTCCGATCAGCTTCTCCAGCTGGTCCTCCGCTTCCTGGCCTAGCAGCGCGATCTCACGCAGGTTCTCCAGCTCGCTGACCCGCCGATCGTAGACGCACCGGTGCAGCATCTCGTCCAGGAAGCACATGTTCTCGAACGATCGCTTGATCATGAAGGAATCGGACCGGCCAGCCGTGACGCGGATAATGAACGACAGGTTGCCGCCACCTTTGGCCGCACTGAGGCTCATCGAGTTCGTGATTGAGGGTGCCTGGGAAGCATTGAGATCGGACGACGCCGCTAGACCGAGCTGCGAATCGCTGCGACCTTCGTCACCTTCGAGCTGCACCGACAGGTTACCGAGCTGCACTCGCTCGTAATGGAAGTGGGCGCATTCTTCTAGCTTCGGGAAGCGACAGGACTAATGATCAGGACGAAAAACACACCGAAAGCACGATGAAGGGTGGTGATCAACCAGGAACCGGTaatgaaagggaaatggaaaactatcGTGAGTTAAACTGATCAGGGTAGAGATAAATCAATGTAGCGGACACGGGTAGATGTTCAACAGCAATTAGCATTCCATTGATGAACTAATCAGCGAATACTACTTAGTGGGAAGGGCACAGCTACCATGTCCTCTGTCTCAAAGGATTACCAAAGTTGCGTTGTAATCCGCCCAATGCTAAGCCCTACCAGGCAGTTACATCGCATTATCCCAATTAGATATCAAGCCAATGGTTTGGATTGAGAGCCACAAATCAAGCGATTTTACTGATTAAACCCAACAGCTCGCTATTCTCCTTGCAATGTTCTAAATCTCTCGCAGCAATACCAAGCAAAGCCATAAATTGTGCCTACAATCTCATCTACATCATTATCGAACTATATTCCTTCTTCGATGTGCTGTAACTTTACCCAAAATGTCTCACGAAGCGATAAGTTATTGCTTGAAAACGAGAATCTCCATTACAGATTATCCTATTTCGGGGAATGAGGGCCGCTGTTGGGCACCGTCAGCCACACCGAACACCGTCCGGTCCTCACCAATGGGGACGCGACCGAATCAAACAGGTTTACACCATCGTTCCATAACCGGCGTTGCATCATATTTCGTGGATTAAAATTCATCTTCCCAAGAGAGGGATATGGGAACACATTTGCATACAACGCTGGCACGCTGGTGAGTTTAGCGTCTCACTGCCACTACCCATTGAGAGCACTTCGTTTGAAATATGTGGAAAAGAACACAATACTCATTCTCCATTCGGCATTCTAAGGGGGAAAGCCCATCCGAAAATTTTCCTCAAATGTGATTCACTGAGCATTTTGGACGATGACTTGATAACCAGTTGTGCTGTGTAGCCGCCAACCTGTTTTTTCATCCTACTTGCTGAATCAGAATGTTTAAAACGTGTTTGAATTCAAATCTAAATTCTATTCAAACTATTGAAACGTATTAAACGTTCTATCTCTTTTTACAAACACATTCGTTAGAACATTTTACAGTAATAAAACTCagtttaaaaatgaaaacctaATGACAAATAATCTAATAGTTTGTTCCATTCCACATCAGCCCTCTGGCGAAGATAACGACCAATGGCTCGGTCCTGCAATGCAATCACTTCCCTGTCGCTGCGCTGTCACAACCGTGATTCGACTACCAGTGCTACACCCATACACCAGAGGCTACACATCGGGACATCgggaaaagtaattaaaattgcttcatttttcatcggaaCCCCTCACGAGTCGGTTTGCACGACTCAGTAGTGTGTCCCTTCGGGCATTTTAATCAACGCCGGCAAAACCATACCAAGGGTGGcgaacaaacggaacggacgcaCCGACACAACAGACGGAGTCCTGACGCTGCCTTTCAGCAGTGCATCATAATTGAATTAAGCGGCCTGGCCCAACGCTGCGTCGTCATGGTTTTTGGTTAAATTATGCATGGCTTAACACACGCACATgcgcacacagatacacgtgTAAATCCTCCTAACGATGATAAACAGGGACGGCCAGGGTTCTAGGGTGCGGAGGAAAGTGACGCTCGGACTCGGGGGATGGATTTGCATAGTACGATAGCAGTCAGTAAGTAAATGACCGAGAACGGTAAACCCCTAGCGAGGATAGGCCAAGCCTCCCCCACCGTGGGAGCTACAATGTTGCATCGTCCCCTGGGTATACGCTCCGGAGTTGAAGAACCGGATTGATTGTGTATGTTCTACATCGAGCCGTAGCGCTTCTGTtactgctattgctgctgcttacccCGTTCGCTCCGTTCTGCGAGCGCGTCAGGTTGGCGCTCTTGATGTGCACCGAGTCGGCGGAGGTGGTCGAAATCTGGGAAGCATTCATCAGCACCGAACCACTGTCCGAGTGGACGCTCGTGTTGAACAGATCGTAGTTGATCTCCGATTCGCTGTCGCTGATGGTGCGCGGTTTTTCCAGGGCCGCAGCTAACCGCCCGCCAGCGCTGGCACCATTTCCGGTCGGCGGTGCCGATCGTGGCGGACCACGGCCATCCCGCTCGGTGACGATCGACGATTcacttccaccagcaccgacgaGGACTCCGCTACCACCGCCAATGTCGATtggccggtgatggtggtgctgatgccgatggctcgcaccggaaccaccggtcgCGCTGATGGACGAGTCTTTCCGCATGATTTGACTCATTTCGACGGGATGCAGGCAGACAGAGCCAAGGCCAGGGGAGCGATAATTCGGGAAACTCGTACagtcttcttctcctttgaaAGTCCGGACGGGAACTGGACCGCCGGATAGAACGCAATGGCGACGTGAAGCGGAAGGCGCAGCCTGCGACTTCTTCGTCGCGTCTCCACGTGCTCCACTagtgacgctgctgctgttgtttcgctGCAAACGTCTTCACCTTCATCGTTGGCTCGAACCGTGCCGTCGTCACAGCGATGCTACTCGAcatcttccttcgcttcgggttggtgcatcgtttgctgcttctgctgctgttgtgaccGTCAGGAGGCGCTATCGTCTGCGCGCCGTGCATTCCTTTCCGTTCATTTCCCTTTCACACAGGCGCTGCTGCGCGTCTAGAGCTGCGGGTTCTGGGTGTTCTGAAAGAAGccaagagaaaaagaatggtAGAGTGTAAGAAGaggaacgaacaaaaaaaaaacacataagaGAAGCGTACAAGGGCtagaaatcaatcaatcgtgcgtccgtcggtctgtctgtcgctcTGTTTGACTTTGTGCCCGAGCCCGACACTGATGCACTTGCATTGTGTGCGTTTAGAAccatgaccgaccgaccaggcGCGGCCTGCTCGATTTCCTCGGGGCGTTCCAGTGCGAGAGGAGATGATCTCGAGATCGCGCGTTGCCGCTTAACCTCTTCTACGTTGCTGGCAGGCATCGTGACCTCGCTCTGTCTCGATCAGCGCGCGTCCTCGTTGATCGTTACTTGTGCGTGAGCAGGAAATGTTAAATTTAAATGCAATTATTTTAAGGATCCAGCGGTTCGCTCGTCCGCTTGGATGCCAATTCCTCACGTCGCATCCCATCACACGCCAGTAATCGCTGCATTGAGCACCGAGTAAATGAGCTTAAATGCGTCGTGTGTACTTCACTGGCACCCAGAGTCTCAGTGGATCAATGAATGCAAACGACCAGCGGATGTGCCGGTCATGcgacggacagcagcagaaaaaggggCAGCAAGCAAGGAGCTTCATATCGAGTCTCTGCAGGTGTGTCACAGGAGATCGGGGTGGGGATTTATGTTAATGTATATCAGCACCGAGGGGACGCAGCTCAAGTCATTCGTCGTCGCTTTCAACTGATAcgctcttgctgctgcggccCTTCTGCCCTTGAATCGGCGATGGTAAGACAGGAAGAAGCCCCACACACGCATTCACCCTTAGCGCAATGAGAACCGAGTGCAATTCTCAGTCTGGTTGCAGCAGGGCTTTGCAGGGCTTCGGGGGCCATTCGATTTAAAATATTCCGTTCCAATCTCACCGATGGCCGCTGCATGCATGACTCGTGGTGACCGGTGCGAGGTAGTGCTTTTCCCATCTTTTTTCGCAGGAGATGCGCATATTATTCATTAGAATGCAAcgtcttcaccttcttctgcttcaccaGAGTTcgagaatggtggtggtgagtagAAATGGCAAATAATGCCAATGAAATATGCATTCGATTTGTGAAGCGTAAATCGTTCCACCATTCCCCTTGGCCGCCCCTTGCAGTGGTCAATTGTAGCCTAGGGCCCCCGGGGATGGGAATAGCTTCCGTTTGCAGCACGCAAAGCCACTCCGAGTtcggacgcgcgcgcgatttAGAGTGTTATTGTATGCTAAAAAGGGTTGGCTCTCTTTTGGGGTGGGTGGCAACGATCGGTGGCCATCAaaccaaatcgaatcgaacacgAACCCGCGCACACCTTCACCGCCTCCAGCACTTAAATGGCTCTTTGTTCGTCTCGACTCTCCTCCTTTCCACTCCTGCGAAAGGTGCCCGGTGCACCGTGCTCCAGAAGAGCGCGCCAGACCCTTAGAGATGGTGTGTCTTGGGCAGCGACCCAGTTTCCCAATCGTTCAAGAGGCCAATTTATGGTtgctaccaccactaccgaccgaccgccctTCCGATGGTCATTCCaaagcatgcagcagcatttaTGCTGCACACAATGCGATCGGCGTGGCTGCGAACGACTACTACGCCGCCGGCACGCCAGCAAGTGATTCGTCGCCCTTTTAAGGGCAAATTGGGTAAGGCGCTGGGCACTAGGCCTTGGGTTGGGCTGCGCTATCATTCATCACTTGCTCGCGGCAATTGCGGCCTGCCGGTGTTCCTTATCCCGTCAATCATCATAAATCGCGTTGCATGACACACGTTGGCAATCCGGTGGTTCAATCTTCGACTCCGGCACCGAACCCGGAGCAGACAACGACACCTGTGATTGGGCGGAGGCTTTAAAGTCTCTGCGACCACAAAGACAAATTCCTTTCGCACATTAACATCGATTCTAACGAAAGGAACCCTGTCAGTGGcagtatcagcagcacctGGGGCATCATCGTCAGCTGTGGCCGGACTGTGTCACGTGAAGATATTGACTGAAAACATTTACTCATTTACGCACACACTTGGGACTGGGTGATTGCAAAAGCGAACGCGAAAACTCTCGCGGAATGCAGTCTGGCCTGGCTCGCTACAAACTAGTAGCTCGATTactcccttcctcttcctccctcccttttgcTCTAAACTCTCGGCCCCGCGACCAATTAGTAATTCCGATGTCACGAGGGCAcactggcgatggcgagagagagagaactccAAATGGTTCGACATTGATCAGCATACTCGCCGGGGAACCGTAGCGGGAAGTGCAGGGGCAGACCATGGCCGCAATCGATACGATGCCGATATAATACTGTGATGCGCAATTGGTGAACTCGAGCTCGGTGCTCACCATTACGTGCCTGGGCTGTACAATCATGCGCTGCGTTCGGATCTCTTCCCAAATAGGTTCGTGTGGTCCTCCCCCCTTGTCCAGAAATTGCGCAGCGTTTGTCAGTCAAATCATGCAAATATGCGGTGCGAGGAAGCGGTAGCAGTACCATTCTGGTCGCCAGGCCGTGCCGCGCTAGGTCGCGAAATCGATGCCAAAGGGAAAACAAGAGACCTACTTCCATTTCGATTgtggcacgcgcgcgcgctacctTTGGAGACGGATGAGTTTTTGGGGGCATTGTTTGAGGGAAGCGGGaagtttatgttttgcttatCGGCACATCGGCATAGGGACCATCGCTTACTCACTCACTCCTCTATTTGAAATGTGAAATTTTTGGCGAACGGTTATCCGCGTGGTGTACATCTTTCCGGTGGTCGGCGTCGATTGTTTGGTCGATGGTCGTAGCTTGTGCATGAGGATCACGAACTTCTGCTGCAAACAGCCAAGTGTTGTACCAGCTCAATGCCAGCCAATGCGTACGCATTCCTTTCGAGTTCTCAGAACTAATCCAGCAGGATGGATCGGAAATATCAGAAAACTGTGGCTCACGCTGTGATGGTCAATcgaagtcggtgtccatcaaCATAGACAACTAGCCGTAGCCGACTCCACATTCTGTATTCTTCATCAATGTGGATCGAATTTCATCAATTGATACCACTAATGGCCCCCGATACACACCTTCCTCACCTACGGCGCATTAGAAGAACCATTCTACTCACTTCTGACCTCTTCCgtcccttctcttcttctcctccaataattcaattaactgGTCCGACAACTGGCCGttccgaaaaacaaacgaatgacCACCCGTGCCCGGTAATTGGTGTGGCATTGATTTAGCTAGAGACAGTCCCAAATCACTGTCAGCCCGGTGGAGCGTCCCATGATGACGCTTGCTCTATACAAGTCTTCTCCTCCGCTTATATACTTCAACGATGGGTCTCCCCGTTAGGTTCTCGGCTCCAGCTTGTCTTGAAACTATGACTAAGCCTCTGGGAGAGTGAGAGCCACCCCATACACGTATCGATTTTCCCCCCGTGCCATGTCCTGTTCTGCTGTGTCAATAAGTCGGGGAAAGGACGCCACGTTCCGGGGGGGGGAAAATCCGATTCGCTGGCGCTCGCCATACACCCGAGACTCGCTTGCAACGCTGCCGGAAAGGAAGGTCACCGACGGGGGGCAACCCCAACAACGGTATAAGCCTTACAGCGGAACGCCATCGGTGTGTCATAGACGACGAGGTGACGCTAGGACGCCAGAACTTAGCACCGGCGAGTACTTACGACACTGGGcgcattgatttcattttcggttcacttcagaaaaaaacgaacaaacgcaaCGAAATCTAGCGCGCATCTTGGCATCACGACCGTGAGGACGGTGCGTTTCGGTGTCATCGGAATGCCGTTGGACAGGTTCTAAATGGGTGAATGGATCGTTCTAAGGCGGGCGCGAACAAAGTTATTCGATTATTAGAGCGCTCGCTCTCGCGTGCTGGTTACGCGATAAGACCTGTCCCCCGTCATCCAGTAGCTTCATCCAGCCGCcccgtgtttcatcgtgctgGAGCGCTACACTCCATAACAACCGTAGCCGGACGTGGTTATAACAGGCAATATAAGCTACTCGAGAGTTAACGAACTGAATTAATGCGCCGAGAGAGATGGGATACGATGGATAATTTGTCGAAATTAACTAC is a window of Anopheles aquasalis chromosome 2, idAnoAquaMG_Q_19, whole genome shotgun sequence DNA encoding:
- the LOC126573273 gene encoding GTPase-activating protein CdGAPr isoform X2; the encoded protein is MSQIMRKDSSISATGGSGASHRHQHHHHRPIDIGGGSGVLVGAGGSESSIVTERDGRGPPRSAPPTGNGASAGGRLAAALEKPRTISDSESEINYDLFNTSVHSDSGSVLMNASQISTTSADSVHIKSANLTRSQNGANGSCRFPKLEECAHFHYERVQLGNLSVQLEGDEGRSDSQLGLAASSDLNASQAPSITNSMSLSAAKGGGNLSFIIRVTAGRSDSFMIKRSFENMCFLDEMLHRCVYDRRVSELENLREIALLGQEAEDQLEKLIGAYLGRLSSIASDAMTCGPVLTWLQIDNKGRRLPVADEQTMRCINTPAVGAAYGVRRYVAQACDEISIEVGDMISVIDMPSPAESIWWRGKKSHLQKNQYEVGFFPQSCVATIGDKVPRHMPFPAPLVGSLAVSPTKPVLRKHGKLIAFFRSFILSRPSRRRLKQSGIYRERVFSCDLGEHLLNSGQDIPMVLKCCAEFIEEYGIVDGIYRLSGITSNIQKLRRAFDEERIPDLTHPDIRQDIHAVSSLLKMYFRELPNPLCTYQLYDHFVEAIQTRLDAPTDLKLRLIRQTVQKLPPPHYRTLKYLATHLFKISRHSPSTGMTERNIAIVWAPNLLRSPALESGGVAALRGVGVQAVVTEYLISNCEQIFDDTADDFGSHYIESQPNSLSDSNSVQNYGAGGGGPGGEQQDLSLSLSERPKSLSVGGAKLLSLEEARIRRNCMEQSEKTIPINITNNLATQIGSYIEVGGGPSSLPDKYHTVLPVPSWNKRKSHSSWKSIFTRQPRQSNSNSDIKGDYRGQSAAGGASREKGVPMILPSIASANVSGAASLDEGKEEADDRRRSVSIKQSSSGLLDKMAKSLLFSSGVDLFDGKNLAIESSCMRSNSVDSIRTTGHSRSVSHDSYFDLLQSPMRGGTGTGGTTSTGNGGAVTCPSRELSELGLNFDREEPEMRIFSESESLVSSPKVAKESVRRTLRARPEDYIGSGNSVNPSPKKQPRLNIPSPTDAAKQWNMGGDPAGEGAGQQDDESLCKRYKLEDQLSDIQFIDCNTPEHTVIGTGGGGGAGGDSTTSSTAVLNTIFTSAQVHSAPQDEPDDQDQGSVGEMVGLRNSYPGTQYGQAKYDTSPIKETRFSYPGSGVKGKKDAPSQSTPASAAAKVQSMNIDEQTVSGTMPMLKKNESSLYESFLLTSGQSKPPKYPGRYSYHQPVTATVMDTRNIEGGADGDSVPRSCSENVLRRTAMGGESFAQSGHQQHHHHHHHHHHHHHSVSQQQHHQNGQMKPTPSAPPSSGSGLKLQPSSVTARTPQSPTGPSPCYSLLVGSTSSTDTTTDTTSNGAHTPIYDEMDIAGALVAHLELQNAKEAADGSGPPPVVPKPSKRCSADLKAMKRDLSLDLSGSTSKLSASNFTSDTNTTTNTNTTNTSQSMTPSDFGYQNLHPDLSPNGVGDGTMAGGVVGPVEMATFGQKPKPGTPIKATINITYNVRSPVRKEQEGNMFATPPVTPERQIAPREIAGDSAELIAEEEYRRERRSIYENVLVPPTVDEMEKEEESSSSSKRLLETNFDETMVYEQVKLLKNVISEVNNLVHEDGGEPDRSAVDSRQVPDISAGVGSEAVEDGLNNNAAGGNGVKQCCEDESATSGEGPMALGVTEEESDDVPMSDVNEDSLEFDNTDISLYENVELRKKTPLYENVHERRQRAVASTRSALEEHLCQLADASTKSVVTDDEFSSLCADRSDLDNEMEYRIEVPPKIELNASPTQNVSVKELATKFETSPIEALPPFDFGVNRANHNHFRSSLNNGGSTVSAAAAVPDRSSDRVTIRNKSANGGSSAAGGKDGGVFANFTRSLDENAFVREFGSGRRLEGFVAGFTKSIAQISEAEKNVLNENNTNRRKSLELSAARPRNQPKKLPPLSGNGGAGAPTGVENVDTSNEADGPKQHGTECCRGKSMASSGVSQKLSSSPRGDSSPEANMKLDLSVKIEDTKEARAYNVRITPTTENRISLVQYNYSDEPGNNDGGESPLVRATGRRSEGSEDDRYSSGLKMLGSCKLDRSRIEKIKEERRHQLSEKYRSESFKGERDYGGSGKAKSKSKSELREFKEGDVVADRTDKKYDSLRFRSKSRTELLSDGLFGGGIGHGASNQSPGLLASVSLNTVATGLPCSSTPTIVALRPVAANRTRRISDEKNQNDIQPPVATGVVAAGSPSNGGGPISDATISQVCDNKFELKTRQKFDKRSSMDYPASTDSQPKDRETPRHSFNNGSGGVKGQVIVTRSNSSNAQRDRCSPPISIKDVAAMFESRSQQNQS